The following are encoded in a window of Methanobrevibacter ruminantium M1 genomic DNA:
- a CDS encoding DEAD/DEAH box helicase, with protein MENRYQEHQSDFKYLLIINDDLECEIKIRREGNASEKNLKDNIFTIKEASDKELEDIGRIYDLFDQFAIENTRYEKIQMDKKAFIKFALNIKPILRDNNAELISSKEIIESDLKLIMDTDLKENEFSLKKLNRIKWIVRLNKGRIALRDFDKQTENNKEILITRNYFFILNRNEFLDIKFYASSLLKTTENSEILKLALSEEIDGFKFEVGENLKRLINPSRVYEVPRTLKGELRTYQKIGYSWLVQNIRSGFGSILADDMGLGKTLQVLTAILYFKEKGLLEERPSLIVVPPTLISNWEHEIRKFTPELSYYIYHGTNRRFPLEDYDIVLSSYGVIRNDLDLFLDKEWFLYIIDEAQNIKSPHTQQTKAIKEVNAYNKIALTGTPIENRLTDYWSIFDFTNKGYLSSLSDFKDSYVFRIERLEDERSLENFLAITKPFVMRRLKTDEQIKGELPDRIVNDIYASLSKKQIKLYNAVLDGIFEEIDELKGIERRGTILKTITSLKQTCNHPAQFLGSGKPKIKESGKMELLITILENIMDMDEKVLIFTQYVKMGEIIQDLVSKKLKREVLFLHGSQSRNEKAEIIDRFQEDDNYKILIATLKTGGVGLNLTAASNVIHYDLWWNPAVENQATDRVHRIGQEKDVMVYRFITKGTLEEEIDSIIKTKLDLAEKAISVDETFITEMTTEELKRALSLRL; from the coding sequence ATGGAAAATCGCTATCAAGAACATCAATCAGATTTCAAATATCTCCTAATCATCAATGATGATTTGGAATGTGAAATAAAAATAAGAAGAGAAGGCAATGCCAGTGAAAAGAACCTAAAAGATAATATTTTCACAATTAAAGAAGCAAGTGATAAGGAATTAGAAGATATCGGCAGGATATATGACTTATTCGACCAATTTGCAATAGAAAATACAAGATATGAAAAAATCCAAATGGACAAAAAGGCATTCATAAAATTCGCCCTAAACATTAAACCTATCCTAAGGGACAATAATGCAGAGCTTATCTCATCAAAAGAGATTATAGAAAGCGATTTGAAACTTATCATGGATACTGATTTAAAGGAAAATGAATTCTCTTTAAAAAAACTAAACAGAATCAAATGGATAGTGAGATTAAACAAAGGAAGAATTGCCTTAAGAGACTTTGACAAGCAAACAGAAAACAATAAGGAAATCCTAATAACCAGAAATTACTTCTTCATACTTAATAGGAATGAGTTCCTTGATATAAAATTCTACGCATCCTCACTTTTAAAAACCACTGAAAATAGCGAAATACTAAAATTGGCATTATCCGAAGAGATAGATGGCTTTAAATTTGAAGTGGGGGAAAACTTAAAGAGACTTATAAATCCTTCAAGGGTTTATGAGGTTCCAAGGACATTAAAGGGTGAATTGAGGACCTATCAAAAGATTGGCTATTCATGGCTTGTGCAAAACATAAGATCTGGCTTTGGATCCATATTGGCAGATGATATGGGTTTAGGTAAAACCCTCCAAGTCTTAACTGCAATCCTATATTTTAAGGAAAAAGGATTGCTTGAAGAAAGACCAAGCCTGATTGTCGTTCCCCCAACCCTGATTTCAAATTGGGAACATGAGATTAGGAAATTCACCCCAGAACTATCATATTACATCTATCACGGCACAAACAGAAGATTTCCATTGGAAGACTATGACATTGTACTAAGCTCATATGGAGTTATTCGGAATGATTTAGACCTTTTCTTAGATAAGGAATGGTTTTTATACATAATTGATGAGGCCCAAAACATTAAGAGCCCACATACACAGCAGACAAAAGCGATTAAGGAGGTTAATGCATACAATAAGATAGCATTGACTGGAACTCCAATCGAAAACAGACTCACAGACTATTGGTCAATATTTGACTTTACAAATAAGGGATACCTCTCAAGCCTCAGTGACTTTAAGGATAGCTATGTCTTTAGAATTGAAAGGCTGGAAGATGAAAGATCCCTTGAGAACTTTCTTGCAATAACAAAACCATTTGTAATGAGAAGACTTAAGACCGATGAGCAAATCAAGGGAGAACTGCCTGATAGGATTGTAAACGATATCTATGCAAGCCTTAGCAAAAAACAGATAAAGCTATACAATGCTGTCTTAGATGGAATATTTGAAGAGATAGATGAACTCAAAGGAATTGAAAGAAGGGGAACCATCCTAAAGACAATAACTTCCCTAAAGCAAACTTGCAACCACCCTGCACAGTTTTTAGGCTCAGGCAAACCAAAAATCAAAGAATCAGGTAAGATGGAACTCTTAATCACAATTCTGGAAAATATAATGGATATGGATGAGAAGGTCTTGATTTTCACCCAGTACGTTAAGATGGGAGAGATAATTCAAGATCTTGTTTCAAAAAAACTTAAAAGAGAGGTTCTTTTCCTCCACGGCTCACAAAGCAGAAACGAAAAGGCAGAGATAATAGACAGATTCCAGGAAGATGACAACTATAAGATATTGATTGCAACCCTTAAGACAGGAGGAGTGGGTTTGAATCTCACTGCAGCTTCAAATGTGATTCACTATGACCTATGGTGGAATCCTGCAGTGGAAAACCAGGCCACAGACAGGGTACATAGGATAGGACAGGAAAAGGATGTTATGGTTTATAGATTTATAACAAAAGGAACTCTTGAGGAAGAAATTGATTCAATCATTAAGACCAAATTGGATTTAGCTGAAAAGGCAATAAGCGTTGATGAAACATTCATTACTGAAATGACTACTGAAGAGCTGAAAAGAGCATTATCCTTAAGATTATAA
- a CDS encoding DUF5750 family protein, which yields MFSVKVDDYGETEDDMHFVTYMISGLSEAELDYLIANLEGELALEDGNLFLNIFYSKQFFPFGSDDAHFKLDDFIKREEIEMTYFIASFLEDMK from the coding sequence ATGTTTAGCGTTAAAGTTGATGATTATGGTGAAACTGAAGATGATATGCATTTTGTAACTTATATGATTTCAGGATTAAGTGAAGCTGAATTGGATTATCTTATTGCTAATCTTGAAGGAGAGCTTGCCCTTGAGGATGGCAATCTGTTTTTAAATATATTCTATTCAAAGCAGTTCTTCCCATTTGGTTCAGATGATGCTCATTTCAAATTGGACGACTTTATTAAAAGGGAAGAAATAGAAATGACTTATTTCATTGCAAGCTTTTTAGAGGATATGAAATAA
- a CDS encoding ZPR1 zinc finger domain-containing protein → MTKDDIITGKQAIIKMDCPVCGGNKTANYITQTHELAYFGEIVESTIQCEKCGFRHSDIITTEQKDPAKHSLIITKKSLNSRVVRSQSATVSLPEIGIKVEPGPKSEGYISNVEGVLIRFKQATESALRMFDDEESQKNANAVLDKINQVLAGELETLLLIEDPFGQSKIMDVRAKSEPLSDEELKNLKTGFTVIDDEQ, encoded by the coding sequence ATGACTAAGGATGATATTATAACTGGAAAACAAGCAATAATCAAAATGGACTGTCCAGTATGCGGAGGCAATAAAACAGCTAATTACATCACTCAAACTCACGAGCTTGCCTATTTTGGAGAGATAGTGGAATCCACAATCCAATGTGAAAAATGCGGATTTCGCCATAGCGACATTATAACAACCGAACAGAAGGATCCTGCAAAGCATAGCCTGATAATTACAAAGAAATCATTGAATTCAAGGGTGGTCAGATCCCAATCTGCCACAGTTTCACTGCCAGAAATCGGAATAAAGGTAGAACCTGGCCCAAAATCCGAAGGATACATCTCAAATGTGGAAGGAGTTCTTATAAGATTCAAGCAAGCCACAGAAAGTGCATTAAGAATGTTTGATGATGAGGAGTCCCAAAAGAATGCAAATGCAGTTCTAGATAAGATAAATCAAGTCCTTGCTGGAGAATTGGAAACCCTCCTACTTATTGAAGATCCCTTTGGACAGAGCAAAATCATGGACGTTCGTGCAAAGAGCGAGCCTTTAAGCGATGAAGAGTTAAAGAACTTGAAAACAGGCTTTACTGTTATTGATGATGAACAATAA
- the nadC gene encoding carboxylating nicotinate-nucleotide diphosphorylase, translated as MDDIIKFMLEEDEGFGDITSNALIPQDKVFYAKLISKDEGILAGIEIIKEIFLEYGIDILSSKNDGDEIKKGDILLEIEGNARKILLLERTALNLLMRMSGVATKTHRVVSSVKEVNDKVRVAGTRKTAPALQKYDKIAISIGGGDPHRYGLDDMVLIKDNHIAVVGSVKDALRLAKENVSFSKKIEIEVESADDAVIAAENGADIIMFDNMSPKEAQDSLDALIDNDLRNGVLIEISGGITEDNILDYAPLDVDIISLGSLTHQASSLNFSLDMD; from the coding sequence ATGGATGATATAATTAAATTTATGCTTGAAGAGGATGAAGGCTTTGGCGATATCACTTCAAATGCATTGATTCCTCAAGATAAGGTTTTTTATGCTAAGCTAATCTCAAAGGATGAAGGAATCCTTGCTGGGATTGAGATAATTAAGGAAATCTTTTTGGAATATGGAATAGATATTCTGTCCTCTAAAAATGATGGGGATGAAATCAAAAAAGGAGATATTCTTCTTGAAATTGAAGGAAACGCAAGAAAAATTCTTCTTTTAGAGAGAACTGCACTTAACCTTCTTATGAGGATGTCTGGCGTAGCCACCAAAACCCATAGGGTTGTAAGCAGTGTAAAAGAAGTCAATGATAAGGTTAGAGTTGCAGGAACTCGTAAGACTGCTCCAGCACTTCAAAAGTATGATAAGATAGCTATTTCAATTGGGGGAGGAGACCCTCACAGGTACGGTTTGGATGATATGGTTTTAATTAAGGACAATCATATTGCAGTGGTCGGATCTGTTAAGGATGCTCTTAGATTGGCTAAAGAGAATGTCAGCTTTTCTAAAAAGATTGAAATAGAGGTTGAATCTGCCGATGATGCGGTGATTGCAGCAGAGAATGGTGCAGACATTATCATGTTTGATAATATGAGTCCCAAAGAAGCTCAAGATAGTTTAGATGCTCTTATTGATAATGATTTAAGGAATGGTGTCCTTATTGAAATCTCAGGGGGAATTACTGAGGATAATATACTTGATTATGCTCCTTTAGATGTTGATATCATATCTTTAGGCTCTCTTACCCATCAAGCAAGCAGCTTGAACTTTAGCTTGGATATGGATTGA
- the nadA gene encoding quinolinate synthase NadA, which yields MTTELQNEIIQLKEEKNAIILAHNYQPKEIQEIADFLGDSLELCMKAKEIDDKDIIVFCGVDFMAETAYMLNPDKKVLIPDIEAECPMAHMLTGEQVIEAKKKYPDAAVCLYVNSLGEAKAESDILCTSGNVKKVVESIEEDTILFGPDTNLGEFVQPFTDKKIIPIPGDGHCYVHKLFHKEDIDDARKKYPNAEIIIHPESNKEVQDMADYVLSTGGMLSHIRDSEKQEFVIGTEVDLITRLEAEFPDKTYYPLLEGAICKTMKLHTLEKLKDCLVNEEPLITVPEDIAERSISAVERMLDASK from the coding sequence ATGACAACAGAATTACAGAACGAAATTATTCAATTGAAAGAAGAGAAGAATGCAATCATTCTTGCTCACAATTATCAGCCTAAAGAGATTCAGGAAATAGCTGATTTTCTAGGAGATTCTCTTGAATTATGCATGAAAGCAAAAGAGATTGATGACAAGGACATCATAGTCTTCTGTGGCGTAGACTTTATGGCAGAAACTGCATATATGTTAAATCCAGACAAGAAGGTTTTAATACCAGATATTGAAGCGGAATGTCCTATGGCACATATGCTTACAGGAGAACAAGTAATAGAAGCTAAGAAAAAATATCCTGACGCTGCAGTATGCCTGTATGTAAACAGTCTCGGAGAGGCAAAGGCAGAATCCGATATTCTCTGTACCTCTGGAAATGTTAAAAAGGTTGTAGAAAGCATAGAAGAGGATACCATTCTCTTTGGACCAGATACAAACCTTGGAGAGTTTGTACAACCATTCACTGACAAAAAGATCATTCCGATTCCAGGTGACGGTCACTGCTATGTTCACAAGCTATTCCATAAGGAGGATATAGATGATGCAAGGAAAAAATATCCTAATGCTGAGATAATCATTCACCCAGAATCCAATAAGGAAGTTCAGGATATGGCAGATTACGTCTTAAGCACTGGAGGAATGCTTTCACACATCAGAGATAGCGAAAAGCAAGAATTTGTCATTGGAACTGAAGTGGATCTCATTACAAGACTTGAAGCAGAATTCCCAGATAAAACATACTATCCTTTGCTTGAAGGAGCTATCTGCAAGACAATGAAGCTTCACACACTTGAAAAGCTTAAAGACTGTCTTGTTAATGAGGAGCCTTTAATCACCGTTCCAGAAGACATTGCAGAAAGGTCTATTTCTGCAGTTGAAAGAATGCTTGACGCTTCTAAATAA
- the rnz gene encoding ribonuclease Z, whose protein sequence is MEIIFLGTSSAVPSRERNHAAIVIREFGEVFLFDCGEGTQRQFIEANVSPMKVDKIFITHFHGDHILGLGGLIQSMGLRQREEDLDIYGPRGLKKVMNAITHTGYFKIDFNLNIHEIDEGIVVETEKYRIETTKTKHSVPNNAYSIIEKKKPRFIREKAIELGVPVGPAFGKLHRGEEVEIDGKIIKPEQVLGPPRKGLKVTYSGDTRPSFKLIELARDSDILIHEATFEEEDRLHAYEHDHSTARDAADIAREANVGKLILTHISPRYQEFSVLEREAKEAFDNVEVAEDFKVFNINSKDKE, encoded by the coding sequence ATGGAAATCATATTTTTAGGAACATCCTCTGCAGTGCCTTCAAGGGAGAGAAACCATGCTGCAATTGTCATAAGAGAATTTGGAGAAGTATTTCTCTTTGATTGTGGAGAAGGAACCCAAAGACAGTTCATTGAAGCAAATGTAAGTCCAATGAAAGTGGATAAAATATTCATCACCCATTTCCACGGAGACCACATACTTGGATTAGGAGGACTAATTCAATCAATGGGACTTAGGCAAAGGGAAGAGGATCTAGATATCTATGGGCCAAGAGGACTTAAAAAAGTGATGAATGCAATCACCCATACCGGATACTTCAAGATTGACTTCAATCTTAACATTCATGAAATCGACGAAGGAATTGTTGTAGAAACAGAAAAGTACAGAATAGAAACCACAAAAACAAAACATAGCGTCCCAAATAATGCTTATTCAATTATTGAAAAGAAAAAACCTCGTTTCATAAGGGAAAAGGCCATTGAGCTTGGTGTTCCAGTAGGACCTGCCTTTGGAAAGCTTCACAGAGGAGAAGAAGTTGAAATAGACGGCAAAATAATCAAGCCAGAACAAGTCCTTGGTCCTCCTAGAAAAGGCCTTAAGGTAACTTATTCAGGAGACACAAGACCTTCCTTTAAGCTTATCGAACTTGCAAGAGACAGCGACATTTTAATCCACGAAGCGACCTTTGAAGAAGAAGACCGGCTTCATGCATACGAACATGATCATTCCACAGCAAGGGACGCTGCAGACATAGCTAGAGAGGCAAATGTAGGGAAATTGATTCTAACACACATAAGCCCAAGGTATCAGGAATTCAGCGTCTTGGAAAGAGAAGCCAAGGAAGCATTCGATAATGTTGAAGTGGCTGAAGACTTTAAGGTTTTTAATATAAACAGCAAAGACAAGGAATAA
- a CDS encoding GNAT family N-acetyltransferase, which produces MEITYKDTHDFKEEDLKDLFLSVEWSSGHFPDKLVIAMKNFETVYSAWDGDKLVGLVSAMDDGIMTAYVHYVLIRPEYQGKGIGKELLKRTTDHYKDYLRIVVVSYNEEIEFYEACGFEKADDASPMFITELWT; this is translated from the coding sequence ATGGAAATAACTTATAAGGATACTCATGACTTTAAGGAAGAGGACCTAAAAGACTTGTTCTTATCAGTGGAATGGTCTTCAGGCCATTTTCCAGACAAGCTTGTCATAGCCATGAAAAACTTTGAGACAGTTTATTCTGCATGGGATGGCGATAAGTTGGTAGGTCTTGTTTCAGCTATGGATGATGGAATAATGACTGCATATGTTCATTATGTTCTCATAAGACCTGAATATCAGGGAAAGGGAATTGGAAAAGAGCTATTGAAAAGAACAACAGATCATTATAAGGATTATTTGAGAATAGTTGTGGTTTCATATAATGAAGAGATTGAATTCTATGAAGCCTGCGGCTTTGAAAAGGCAGATGATGCAAGCCCTATGTTTATAACAGAATTATGGACTTAG
- a CDS encoding mechanosensitive ion channel family protein, which yields MTTTEWLYQILLNLLDLSTIISIIVIIIAAAIIIKLGEKSLLRIEKKYEINLTAHYLLKDILKYGIIIIALALILNLIGIDLQNIILSLGIVSIVIGFASKDIVSNFISGIFVIGDKNVQVGETIEIDGRKGAITKVGFRNTTMIGMDNFKVTIPNSVLSTKTYKNFPMGEDYRLRLDVILPHGFDIFEYKQKMTEAMEKYEYINKDKEPVILAREINEEGSKVEISFWINDYKDRDPGKAVILEESNKLIYDYLMDEKNAGILRIVK from the coding sequence ATGACAACAACAGAATGGCTTTATCAAATTCTACTAAATCTGCTTGATTTAAGCACAATCATATCAATTATTGTAATAATCATAGCTGCAGCAATAATCATAAAGCTAGGAGAAAAATCACTTCTAAGAATAGAGAAAAAGTATGAAATCAATCTTACTGCCCATTATCTCCTAAAAGACATCCTTAAATATGGAATTATTATAATTGCACTTGCTTTGATATTGAATCTAATTGGAATAGACCTTCAAAACATCATATTGAGCTTAGGAATTGTCAGTATCGTCATCGGTTTTGCATCTAAGGACATCGTATCCAATTTCATATCTGGAATATTTGTAATTGGAGATAAGAACGTCCAAGTTGGAGAAACCATAGAGATTGACGGGAGAAAAGGAGCCATCACAAAGGTTGGGTTTAGAAATACAACAATGATTGGTATGGATAACTTTAAGGTAACCATTCCAAACTCTGTTCTTTCAACCAAAACATATAAAAACTTCCCAATGGGAGAGGATTATAGGCTTAGGCTTGATGTGATATTGCCTCATGGATTTGATATCTTCGAATACAAGCAAAAGATGACAGAGGCTATGGAAAAATATGAATATATCAATAAAGACAAAGAACCAGTCATTTTAGCTAGAGAAATAAATGAAGAAGGCTCTAAAGTTGAAATCAGCTTTTGGATAAATGATTATAAGGATAGAGACCCTGGAAAAGCTGTAATCTTAGAAGAAAGCAATAAACTAATTTATGACTATCTCATGGATGAAAAGAATGCAGGCATCTTAAGGATAGTTAAATAA
- a CDS encoding DUF1611 domain-containing protein produces the protein MYSITSVEDLQELNPYVIIGCGGGGEKFSNLEGIETVGFLDDNPEKQGKLFCGLEVASNLSDLFESTDANTVAVMLPIGAEGAALKYAVEALANGKNAVVSFRSLSLCENESLLKLASQNDVVIKEISPRLDVVREICGTAPEKCCEVLPKISYEPKAKVVFVGGTSQECGKRTTTKSLGIEAEKRGMKAAVISTDEMGLEKPTVFNFRAGSLSAMDIPSAILSSMKYVEERDSPDIIFIEGQSSLTEDGNPHPRGLSACILIGANPDAVIVGHRPNHPYREPRGIDYEVKAIEAVVPTTKVVGLSINLRNKDEGMTVEDFEKEYGLPAADMYDGGASKLLDAILDYLDE, from the coding sequence TTGTATTCTATAACTTCAGTTGAGGATCTTCAAGAACTCAATCCATATGTGATTATCGGATGTGGCGGAGGCGGAGAGAAATTCTCCAATCTTGAAGGTATTGAAACAGTTGGTTTTCTAGACGATAATCCTGAAAAGCAAGGAAAACTATTCTGTGGTTTAGAAGTAGCATCAAATTTATCTGATTTATTTGAATCAACTGATGCAAATACAGTTGCTGTCATGTTGCCTATTGGCGCTGAAGGCGCAGCATTGAAATATGCAGTTGAAGCATTGGCAAATGGCAAGAATGCAGTTGTTTCATTTAGATCATTATCTTTATGTGAAAATGAGTCTTTATTAAAATTAGCAAGTCAAAATGATGTAGTTATTAAGGAAATTAGTCCAAGATTGGATGTAGTTCGTGAAATCTGTGGTACAGCACCTGAAAAATGCTGTGAAGTGCTTCCTAAGATTTCTTATGAACCAAAAGCTAAAGTTGTCTTTGTTGGTGGAACTTCCCAAGAGTGTGGAAAGAGGACAACTACCAAGTCTCTTGGTATTGAAGCCGAAAAGAGAGGCATGAAGGCTGCTGTCATTTCCACTGATGAGATGGGATTGGAAAAGCCTACTGTATTTAACTTTAGGGCAGGAAGCTTGTCAGCTATGGATATTCCTTCTGCAATTCTCTCATCCATGAAATATGTGGAAGAAAGGGACAGTCCGGACATCATATTCATTGAAGGTCAATCCAGCTTGACTGAAGATGGAAACCCTCATCCAAGAGGATTGTCTGCTTGCATATTGATTGGAGCAAATCCTGATGCAGTCATTGTCGGACACAGGCCAAACCACCCATATCGTGAGCCAAGAGGAATCGATTATGAGGTTAAGGCTATTGAAGCTGTTGTTCCTACAACAAAAGTCGTTGGATTATCTATAAACCTTAGAAATAAGGATGAAGGCATGACTGTGGAAGACTTTGAAAAAGAGTATGGATTGCCTGCAGCAGATATGTATGATGGCGGAGCATCTAAGTTATTAGATGCTATTTTAGATTATTTAGATGAATAA
- a CDS encoding 3H domain-containing protein, with translation MKPYVILIGSASGIGKSTVAAELAKTLNIKHLVETDFIREVVRGIIGKEYAPALHSSSYNAYSSLRNQENYKNQAELINAGFEEHASFVLPAVERVIDRAIKDHDDIILEGVHLIPGFIDIEQFTDKASVFFFILSSDEEDHKNRFVKRAMEIRRGGKQLDYFKENRIIHDHLIEQAQKHNVPIIKSYEIESTVKKMLSYINETCETIYLKNTVDELDKVGEIILDRYSGSIKNISYPIKGFKEPLIRKIDVSEIREYDKFIKNLNKFPEKKEELKELYSLTDYRAYRICAINNETIEKIKNDLDKEGLLFKEDM, from the coding sequence ATGAAACCATATGTAATTCTCATAGGAAGCGCTTCAGGGATAGGAAAATCCACAGTTGCAGCTGAACTTGCAAAAACATTAAACATTAAGCACTTGGTGGAAACCGATTTTATAAGAGAAGTAGTTAGAGGAATCATAGGAAAGGAATATGCTCCAGCCCTTCACTCATCATCCTACAATGCATATTCCAGCCTTAGAAATCAGGAAAATTACAAAAACCAAGCAGAGCTTATCAATGCAGGATTTGAAGAGCATGCATCATTTGTGCTTCCAGCAGTAGAAAGGGTAATCGATAGGGCAATAAAGGACCATGATGACATTATACTAGAAGGGGTTCATTTAATACCCGGCTTTATTGACATAGAACAGTTTACAGACAAGGCATCGGTCTTTTTCTTCATATTAAGCTCCGATGAGGAGGACCACAAGAACCGATTTGTAAAAAGAGCCATGGAAATAAGAAGGGGAGGAAAGCAGCTAGACTACTTTAAGGAAAACAGAATAATCCACGACCATCTTATAGAACAGGCTCAAAAGCATAATGTTCCAATCATAAAAAGCTATGAGATTGAATCAACCGTCAAGAAGATGCTATCCTACATTAATGAAACCTGTGAAACAATATATCTGAAAAACACAGTTGATGAATTGGATAAGGTAGGAGAAATCATATTAGACAGATACAGCGGAAGCATAAAGAATATCTCCTATCCGATCAAGGGATTTAAAGAGCCTCTCATAAGAAAGATAGATGTAAGCGAGATAAGGGAATATGATAAGTTTATAAAGAACCTGAATAAGTTCCCAGAGAAAAAGGAAGAACTTAAAGAACTTTATAGTTTAACTGACTATAGAGCATATCGCATTTGTGCAATAAATAATGAAACAATTGAAAAAATTAAAAATGACCTTGATAAGGAAGGTTTGCTCTTTAAAGAAGATATGTAA